The Arachis hypogaea cultivar Tifrunner chromosome 14, arahy.Tifrunner.gnm2.J5K5, whole genome shotgun sequence genome has a segment encoding these proteins:
- the LOC112742088 gene encoding galacturonosyltransferase 8-like, translating into MVKPRFQLPLIRIFSFKFTLLLSAITITFCTLFTFCFLFTAIVYSSNQRQHSNFDGVVTNEFDSIRRSILALKNDPLKPRLDQIRKQADDHRSLALVYASYARKLKLENSKLVRIFAELSRNLTDLISEPQYRALLSNDAVLVEESVVRQFEKEVKERIKTTRQVIGEAKESFVIQLKIQKLKDTIFAVNEQLTKAKKQGAFSSLIAAKSIPKSLHCLTMRLMEERIAHPEKYSDEGKLTPPKVEDPNLYHYAIFSDNVVAASVVVNSATKNAKEPWKHVFHVVTDKMNLGAMQVMFKLKDYNGAHVEVKAVEDYKFLNSSYVPVLRQLESANLQRFYFENKLENATKDTTNMKFRNPKYLSILNHLRFYLPEMYPKLHRILFLDDDIVVQKDLTGLWKIDMDGKVNGAVETCFGSFHRYAQYMNFSHPLIKAKFNPKACAWAYGMNFFDLDAWRREKCTEEYHYWQNLNENRTLWKLGTLPPGLITYYSTTKPLDKSWHVLGLGYNPSISMEEINNAAVVHFNGNMKPWLDIAMTQFKPLWTKYVDYELDFVQACNFGI; encoded by the exons AATTTTGATGGTGTCGTCACAAACGAATTTGATTCAATTAGAAGGTCCATTTTGGCTCTCAAAAATGATCCACTCAAGCCTCGCTTGGATCAGATCCGTAAGCAAGCTGATGATCATCGGTCTCTGGCTCTGGTTTATGCATCTTATGCAAGAAAGCTCAAGCTGGAGAACTCAAAACTTGTCAGGATTTTTGCAGAATTGTCACGAAACTTGACAGATTTAATAAGCGAACCTCAGTATAGAGCTCTTCTAAGTAATGACGCAGTCCTTGTGGAGGAATCAGTTGTTCGGCAGTTTGAGAAAGAAGTGAAGGAACGTATCAAAACCACACGTCAGGTGATTGGCGAAGCGAAGGAGTCGTTTGTTATCCAGCTCAAGATTCAGAAGTTGAAGGATACAATTTTTGCTGTGAATGAACAATTAACAAAGGCGAAGAAGCAAGGTGCCTTCTCGAGCTTGATCGCTGCGAAGTCAATTCCAAAGAGCTTGCATTGTCTCACAATGAGGTTGATGGAAGAGCGGATCGCTCATCCTGAAAAGTACTCCGATGAAGGGAAGCTAACACCACCAAAAGTTGAAGATCCTAATCTGTACCATTATGCCATATTCTCTGATAATGTTGTTGCGGCATCTGTTGTGGTAAATTCAGCAACCAAAAATGCAAAGGAACCCTGGAAGCATGTGTTTCATGTTGTAACTGATAAGATGAATCTTGGAGCGATGCAAGTGATGTTTAAGCTGAAGGATTATAATGGTGCACATGTTGAGGTAAAGGCAGTTGAGGATTACAAATTCCTGAATTCTTCATATGTTCCAGTCCTTCGGCAATTGGAGTCTGCTAACCTTCAAAGATTTTACTTTGAGAACAAGCTTGAGAATGCTACAAAGGACACCACAAATATGAAGTTTAGGAATCCCAAATATTTATCAATCTTGAATCATTTGAGATTCTACTTACCAGAAATGTATCCGAAGCTTCACAGAATTTTATTTTTGGATGATGATATAGTTGTTCAAAAGGACCTCACTGGGTTATGGAAAATTGATATGGATGGCAAAGTGAATGGAGCTGTAGAAACATGCTTTGGATCATTCCATAGATATGCTCAGTACATGAATTTCTCGCATCCCTTGATCAAAGCAAAATTTAATCCAAAAGCTTGTGCTTGGGCTTATGGaatgaatttctttgatttagaCGCATGGAGAAGGGAAAAATGCACAGAAGAATATCATTATTGGCAGAAtctg AATGAGAACCGGACACTCTGGAAACTCGGGACATTGCCTCCTGGTCTAATCACGTATTACTCAACGACAAAGCCGCTGGATAAGTCATGGCATGTTTTAGGACTTGGGTATAACCCAAGTATTAGCATGGAAGAGATTAACAATGCAGCAGTGGTTCACTTCAATGGTAACATGAAGCCATGGCTTGACATTGCCATGACACAATTCAAGCCACTTTGGACAAAGTATGTTGActatgagttagattttgttcaGGCATGTAATTTTGGTATCTAA